The Pricia mediterranea genome includes a window with the following:
- a CDS encoding HD domain-containing protein, producing the protein MSDSEIVERTIAFVKETLAGAEGGHDWFHVQRVFKNTLFIAKDEKVDVLTVSLAALLHDIADAKFNNGDEAIGPALAENFLKELRVKKKTITHVVKIIKNMSFKNSLQKKRGRKLRSKELFVVQDADRLDAMGAIGIARAFNYGGFKNREIYNPEIAPNLKMTKEEYKNSTAPTINHFYEKLLLLKDQMNTETGKKLAEHRHWYMMDFLQQFFKEWNPLALPTDTRKE; encoded by the coding sequence ATGAGCGACAGCGAGATTGTGGAGCGGACCATTGCCTTCGTTAAGGAAACCTTGGCAGGGGCCGAAGGCGGGCACGATTGGTTCCACGTGCAACGGGTATTCAAGAATACGTTGTTTATCGCCAAGGATGAAAAAGTAGATGTGCTGACCGTGAGCCTGGCCGCCTTGCTCCACGATATTGCGGATGCCAAGTTCAATAACGGCGATGAAGCCATCGGGCCCGCCTTGGCGGAAAACTTTTTGAAGGAACTGAGGGTCAAGAAAAAGACCATCACACATGTTGTGAAGATTATCAAGAATATGTCGTTCAAAAACAGTCTACAAAAGAAGCGGGGACGCAAGTTGCGGTCGAAGGAGCTTTTCGTGGTGCAAGACGCCGATCGTTTAGACGCCATGGGAGCCATCGGTATCGCCCGTGCCTTCAACTACGGGGGTTTTAAGAATCGAGAAATATACAACCCTGAAATCGCCCCCAACCTGAAAATGACCAAGGAAGAATATAAGAACAGTACTGCCCCGACCATCAATCATTTCTACGAAAAACTACTGCTCCTAAAAGATCAAATGAATACCGAAACCGGAAAAAAGCTGGCCGAACATCGTCATTGGTATATGATGGATTTCCTGCAACAGTTCTTTAAGGAATGGAACCCCTTGGCCCTACCTACCGATACCCGAAAAGAGTAG
- a CDS encoding lysophospholipid acyltransferase family protein yields the protein MQKLLAYPLTLLYLIAFGLTLLVFHPVQWVCYNFFGYEAHRKSVAVLNLCLMRCTHILGTTYTFDNPHGIPVNRALIIVPNHQSMHDIPPIIWFMRNWHPKFVSKTELGRGIPSVSYNLRHGGSVLIDRKDSRQALVEIAKLGRYIEKHGRSAVIFPEGTRSRTGHPKPFKATGLKILMKNAPTALVVPISIDNSWKMLRYGKFPKGIGNHINFTVHRPIEITDNLDEVIASTEKAVVSCVTSFKTTSTIKNGTHA from the coding sequence ATGCAGAAGTTATTGGCATATCCCTTGACCCTACTTTACCTGATCGCTTTCGGTCTTACCTTGTTGGTGTTTCATCCAGTGCAATGGGTGTGCTACAACTTTTTTGGCTACGAGGCACATCGTAAAAGTGTCGCGGTGCTGAATCTATGCCTTATGCGGTGTACCCACATCCTAGGCACCACTTACACTTTTGATAATCCCCACGGTATTCCTGTGAACCGCGCCTTGATCATCGTGCCCAACCATCAGAGCATGCACGATATTCCGCCCATAATCTGGTTCATGCGTAATTGGCATCCCAAATTTGTAAGTAAGACCGAATTGGGCCGGGGAATACCCAGCGTTTCGTATAACCTGAGACACGGGGGCTCGGTTCTAATAGACCGCAAGGATAGCCGGCAGGCCCTAGTGGAAATTGCAAAATTGGGACGATATATCGAAAAGCACGGTCGCAGCGCCGTCATATTTCCCGAAGGCACACGTAGCCGGACCGGGCATCCTAAACCGTTTAAGGCGACGGGACTTAAGATATTGATGAAGAACGCGCCGACGGCCCTCGTGGTGCCGATAAGTATCGATAACTCTTGGAAGATGCTGCGCTACGGTAAATTTCCCAAGGGTATCGGGAACCATATCAACTTTACAGTACACCGGCCCATCGAAATCACGGATAACCTTGATGAGGTCATCGCATCCACCGAAAAAGCGGTAGTTTCTTGCGTAACATCTTTTAAAACAACATCAACGATAAAAAACGGGACCCATGCCTAA
- a CDS encoding BrxA/BrxB family bacilliredoxin, giving the protein MYPAELVQPMREDLASAGFEELYTAAAVENAINKPGTTLVVVNSVCGCAAANARPAAKLSLHNAKRPDHTVTVFAGVDVEAVKAARDLMVPFPPSSPSIALFKDGELVHMIERHHIEGRPAEMIAENLTGAYNEFC; this is encoded by the coding sequence ATGTATCCCGCAGAATTAGTACAACCTATGAGAGAGGACTTGGCTTCAGCCGGGTTTGAGGAGTTATATACGGCCGCAGCGGTCGAAAATGCGATAAATAAACCAGGCACGACTTTGGTCGTTGTCAATTCGGTCTGTGGCTGCGCTGCCGCCAATGCACGTCCTGCCGCAAAATTAAGCCTACATAACGCTAAAAGGCCGGACCATACCGTAACGGTTTTTGCCGGGGTCGATGTCGAGGCGGTCAAAGCGGCACGGGACCTGATGGTTCCCTTTCCCCCGTCTTCACCCAGCATCGCCTTGTTCAAGGATGGGGAGTTGGTGCATATGATCGAACGCCATCACATCGAGGGCCGGCCGGCAGAAATGATCGCCGAAAACCTGACCGGTGCGTATAACGAGTTTTGCTAA
- a CDS encoding TerB family tellurite resistance protein, whose protein sequence is MIKWFAAIVGYYFFRFPGAILGFLVGSFIDNLSRKGGGAQTMFDDMTRQSVSPADFELNLLSLCSLVIKADGQVSQREMDYVRQYFLSTYGKDKANAIFRTFNEVVKKREISARRICSFLNQRTRYEVRLQLLHFLFGIAQADGAVSNAEIGKIKEIAGYLRVGARDFESIMAMFVKSADNAYKILEIEKTASDEEVKKAYRNMAKKYHPDRVNTQNEAIKQGAEEKFKEVQKAYEEIQAERGIG, encoded by the coding sequence ATGATTAAATGGTTCGCGGCCATCGTAGGATATTACTTTTTTCGGTTTCCCGGAGCGATTCTCGGGTTTTTAGTGGGGAGCTTCATCGATAATTTAAGTCGTAAGGGCGGCGGGGCACAGACCATGTTCGACGACATGACCAGACAGAGTGTCTCCCCCGCGGATTTCGAATTGAACCTACTTTCGCTCTGTTCGCTTGTCATCAAGGCAGACGGACAGGTAAGTCAGCGTGAAATGGACTACGTGCGCCAATACTTTCTCAGCACATATGGCAAGGACAAGGCCAACGCCATTTTCAGAACATTTAACGAGGTTGTCAAAAAACGGGAAATTTCGGCCCGACGGATCTGTTCTTTCCTCAATCAACGGACCCGCTATGAGGTCCGCCTCCAATTATTACACTTTCTTTTCGGAATCGCACAGGCTGACGGGGCGGTCAGTAATGCCGAAATCGGGAAAATAAAGGAGATTGCAGGGTACCTACGGGTCGGGGCGCGCGATTTCGAGAGTATTATGGCGATGTTCGTCAAATCGGCCGACAATGCTTACAAAATCCTTGAAATCGAAAAAACGGCTTCCGATGAGGAGGTAAAAAAAGCCTATCGCAACATGGCCAAAAAATACCATCCCGACCGGGTCAATACCCAAAATGAAGCCATCAAACAAGGTGCAGAAGAAAAATTCAAGGAAGTGCAAAAGGCCTACGAGGAAATTCAAGCTGAACGTGGCATCGGATAA
- a CDS encoding HupE/UreJ family protein, whose translation MNDLPFYVKLGLEHVLDLSAYDHILFLTALSLPFTFKSWKKVVVLATVFTITHCISLALSSYNLIVMDVGLIEFSIPVTILMTAVLNLLYVKSGKKSSNIWLHALATAFFGLIHGFGFSNYFKMLVAEVEDKAPPLLGFAAGIEISQIIIVLSVLFISQLITSFIKIRHNAFISVFSILIILLTLPMMMETFPFV comes from the coding sequence ATGAATGATTTGCCGTTCTATGTAAAGCTGGGCCTGGAACACGTTCTAGATCTAAGCGCTTACGACCACATTCTGTTCCTAACCGCCCTATCCTTGCCATTTACCTTTAAAAGTTGGAAAAAGGTGGTCGTGCTCGCCACGGTCTTTACCATAACCCATTGTATTTCATTGGCCTTAAGCTCCTATAACCTGATCGTTATGGATGTAGGGCTTATCGAGTTTTCGATACCCGTTACCATCTTGATGACCGCCGTACTAAACCTTTTATACGTAAAATCGGGCAAAAAAAGCAGCAATATTTGGCTTCATGCGCTCGCCACGGCCTTTTTCGGATTAATTCATGGGTTTGGGTTCAGTAATTATTTCAAAATGCTTGTGGCCGAAGTAGAAGATAAGGCACCCCCCTTATTGGGTTTTGCCGCTGGCATTGAAATTTCCCAGATAATCATTGTTCTCTCCGTATTGTTTATCTCACAGCTCATAACTTCGTTTATTAAAATAAGGCACAATGCTTTTATATCGGTGTTTTCTATCCTGATTATTCTTTTGACCCTACCCATGATGATGGAAACATTTCCATTTGTCTAA